The Arachis hypogaea cultivar Tifrunner chromosome 14, arahy.Tifrunner.gnm2.J5K5, whole genome shotgun sequence genome has a segment encoding these proteins:
- the LOC112742211 gene encoding uncharacterized protein, whose protein sequence is MGDLPLSRTLDIQYLIVDCPSPYNIILGRPALNMFRAVISTYHLCVKFQAQDDKIATIHSDRQQARKCYNASLKRSDTSQKQSEVQSIHSTEVLSLAELDPRGDAQERSQPADELQKIQLTQTPGQVTYIGQALQGLQRTELIKLLQDNAELFAWTPADMPGISPDIICHKLATNKTSRPIAQKKRNLGAEKSKAALEETEKLLKANFIKEIRFTMWLSNVVMNAGATYQRLMDKVFRHQIGRNIEIYVDDMVAKITKDRSHCDDLKKIFEQIRSYNMRLNPEKCAFGVQGGKFLGFMLTSRGIEANPEKCEAILNMASPKTIKEVQQLAGRVAALSRFLPVVSSRSHLFFQTILKNKKFQWTPECENAFAELKTILSSPPVLQRPEVGKPLYLYLSISNHSISSALVIEAGKTQQPVYFVSRVMQPTEQRYPRIEQLALALMVTARRLRHYFQSHTIVVRTNHPLRQILTKPELAGRLTKWSIELSEFDIQFQPRSALKAQVLADFITELTPDEHNKTWELHVDGASSREGSGAGIILKEGNEVVAEQALHFHFSANNNQAEYEALIAGLKLALSHQVQSLTAHCDSLLVVQQIRGEFQVKDPLLEQYWLIAKDLISNFSSFTILHVHREQNVRADILSKLAATRADTQTSTLSQHTLTKPSIELLYIENINHLHDWRKHFLEYIRTCIIPRDEPNPQQFRRKASFYTKIAGELYRRGFSQPLLKCLNKDEAREVMDEVHEGVCGNHIRRRALAAKIVRTGYYWPTMKRDCIAKVKACDKCQKHEAISTTTAEVLHSMEVSWPFHRWGLDILGPFPIAPGQAIKRKLDNAKGEWAELIPEVLWSFNTTIHNTTGETPFKLVYGSEALIPVEVGIPTLRVELYNEQQNINVRNAELDLAEEDREIAAIKQRAQKKLAERKHNKRVVPRTFVESDLVLKRTEEARRPPAHGKLAANWECPFRVVKVLGMGAYQLQTLQGNTIPENWNISSLKMYRS, encoded by the exons ATGGGAGATTTGCCGTTATCAAGGACCTTAGATATACAATACCTAATAGTTGACTGCCCTAGTCCTTACAATATTATACTTGGAAGACCTGCTCTGAACATGTTCAGAGCAGTCATATCTACTTATCATTTATGTGTTAAATTTCAGGCACAGGACGACAAGATAGCAACAATACACTCTGACCGCCAACAAGCTCGGAAATGCTATAATGCAAGCCTAAAGAGATCGGACACAAGCCAGAAACAAAGTGAAGTCCAGTCAATACATAGCACAGAAGTCTTGTCCCTGGCCGAGCTTGATCCTCGAGGAGACGCCCAAGAAAGATCTCAACCAGCAGATGAGTTACAGAAGATCCAACTGACCCAAACCCCGGGACAGGTGACATACATCGGCCAAGCACTACAGGGACTACAGAGAACGGAGCTGATAAAACTATTACAAGACAATGCTGAGCTATTCGCCTGGACTCCGGCAGATATGCCCGGCATTAGCCCAGACATCATCTGCCACAAACTGGCCACCAACAAGACAAGCCGACCTATAGCTCAGAAGAAGAGAAACCTCGGCGCGGAAAAATCAAAAGCGGCCTTAGAAGAAACAGAGAAGCTCCTCAAGGCTAACTTCATCAAAGAAATCCGCTTCACCATGTGGCTCTCAaacgtggtaatg aatgcaggtgcgaCCTACCAACGACTGATGGACAAAGTATTCCGGCACCAAATAGGTCGGAACATAGAAATTTATGTAGACGATATGGTAGCCAAGATCACCAAAGATCGATCACACTGCGACGACCTCAAGAAAATTTTCGAACAGATCCGATCATACAATATGAGACTCAACCCGGAAAAATGCGCCTTTGGAGTTCAAGGAGGCAAATTCCTTGGATTTATGTTAACCTCACGAGGTATTGAAGCAAACCCTGAAAAATGTGAAGCAATACTCAACATGGCAAGCCCTAAAACGATAAAAGAGGTACAACAATTAGCAGGAAGGGTAGCTGCACTCTCTCGATTCTTGCCAGTAGTATCAAGTCGGTCACACCTATTTTTCCAGACGatcttaaagaataaaaaatttcaatggACCCCAGAGTGCGAGAACGCGTTTGCCGAGCTTAAAACCATCTTATCATCACCACCCGTGCTGCAAAGACCTGAAGTTGGTAAACCTCTATATTTATATTTGTCTATTTCCAATCACTCTATAAGCTCGGCTCTTGTCATTGAGGCAGGAAAGACACAACAGCCAGTATACTTCGTCAGCAGAGTCATGCAACCAACAGAACAAAGGTACCCGAGGATAGAGCAGCTAGCCCTGGCACTTATGGTCACGGCAAGAAGACTAAGACACTATTTCCAAAGCCACACAATAGTAGTAAGGACAAACCACCCATTAAggcaaatattgacaaaaccagAACTGGCCGGACGCCTGACCAAGTGGTCAATTGAGCTCTCAGAGTTCGACATTCAGTTTCAGCCCAGATCGGCCCTCAAAGCACAAGTTCTTGCCGACTTCATCACAGAACTGACTCCTGACGAGCACAATAAAACTTGGGAATTACATGTGGACGGAGCATCAAGCCGAGAAGGAAGCGGTGCCGGTATAATCCTGAAAGAAGGAAACGAGGTGGTAGCAGAACAAGCTCTCCATTTTCACTTCTCGGCGAACAACAACCAGGCCGAGTATGAAGCCCTCATAGCAGGACTCAAGCTCGCCCTAAGCCACCAAGTACAAAGCCTAACAGCACACTGCGACTCCCTCTTGGTGGTCCAACAAATCCGAGGAGAATTTCAGGTAAAAGATCCTTTGCTAGAACAATACTGGCTCATAGCAAAggatctaatttcaaattttagttCTTTTACTATATTACATGTGCATAGAGAACAAAATGTCAGAGCAGACATACTATCCAAGCTCGCTGCCACCAGGGCAGATACACAAACATCAACATTATCACAACATACACTCACAAAACCCAGCATTGAACTGTTATATATAGAAAACATTAACCACCTCCATGACTGGAGAAAACATTTTCTTGAGTACATACGCACATGTATCATACCCAGGGACGAGCCCAACCCCCAACAGTTCAGACGTAAAGCAAGCTTCTACACAAAGATAGCAGGAGAGCTATACAGACGCGGTTTCTCACAGCCACTGCTAAAATGTTTAAACAAAGATGAAGCCAGAGAGGTGATGGATGAAGTTCACGAAGGTGTATGTGGAAACCACATAAGAAGACGAGCTCTCGCTGCAAAAATAGTCCGAACAGGCTACTACTGGCCGACCATGAAGAGAGATTGCATAGCAAAAGTCAAAGCATGTGACAAATGCCAAAAGCATGAAGCCATCTCCACGACGACGGCCGAGGTATTGCACAGCATggaggtaagctggcctttcCACAGATGGGGACTTGATATCCTCGGGCCATTTCCAATAGCGCCAGGACAG GCAATAAAGAGAAAGCTCGACAATGCGAAGGGAGAATGGGCCGAGCTAATACCAGAAGTATTGTGGAGTTTCAATACCACGATACATAACACTACGGGCGAAACACCCTTCAAGTTAGTTTATGGCTCAGAAGCGCTAATCCCTGTGGAGGTCGGGATACCGACGTTAAGAGTCGAGCTATACAACGAGCAACAAAACATAAATGTTAGAAATGCCGAACTTGACCTAGCCGAAGAAGACAGGGAAATTGCCGCCATCAAACAAAGAGCCCAGAAAAAACTGGCAGAAAGAAAGCACAATAAAAGAGTAGTACCGAGGACATTCGTGGAAAGCGACTTAGTGCTCAAACGAACAGAAGAGGCCAGACGACCTCCAGCACATGGCAAGCTCGCCGCAAACTGGGAATGCCCCTTCCGAGTAGTAAAAGTGCTCGGCATGGGGGCatatcaacttcaaacattacaagGCAACACCATACCAGAAAACTGGAACATCTCTTCACTCAAAATGTATAGATCATAA